Proteins encoded by one window of Fusobacterium perfoetens:
- a CDS encoding HD domain-containing protein, which produces MTSARIKQGLIFLFGKYHEENDSSVKKILSNEEFHIFDKMSEYDKIHSFNLYKLTEKNSLLKEDIDYLKLALLHDCGKENYSLFRRIKKVIIGDKHIEKHPYKSFEKLKNINLKVAELALNHHTKTEDIKMREFQKLDDK; this is translated from the coding sequence ATGACTTCTGCAAGAATAAAACAGGGACTTATTTTTCTTTTTGGAAAATATCATGAAGAAAATGATTCTTCAGTAAAAAAAATTTTAAGTAATGAAGAATTTCATATTTTTGATAAAATGAGTGAGTATGATAAAATTCACTCTTTTAATTTATACAAACTTACAGAAAAAAACAGTCTTCTTAAAGAGGACATAGATTATTTAAAACTTGCACTTCTTCATGACTGTGGAAAAGAAAATTATTCTCTTTTTAGAAGGATTAAAAAAGTTATTATTGGTGATAAGCATATTGAAAAACACCCTTATAAATCTTTTGAAAAATTAAAAAATATAAATTTAAAAGTTGCTGAACTAGCTCTTAATCATCATACTAAAACAGAAGATATAAAAATGAGAGAATTTCAAAAATTAGATGATAAATAA
- a CDS encoding sigma-54 interaction domain-containing protein: protein MKKQVAVITRAKEIRNSMKDQIDMIFGDLVETSIHSLEDNTVDNLKKSDLYVISSSANEYLDEKFLKNKNIVIVDYTITKERKNFLKNFPKGTKAIFFNVTQKMCMEAIAMMYHLGVNNIEFIPAYPDMEKFPENSLIITPAETKLLPEEAQGREIIDIGHRILDANTIIEIALKLEFEHILYYKKIKEYLDSVATNDYSLSKILEKATQSESQLGILMGILDIAIIGVDKDNFICSCNESAEKILNKKSINLIGNSACDILSCVPFSEVRETGKEIRSRLVQVNGEYVNLNITPVIKAENYMGAFAVLQRFKEEEQKQHELRRQLLNKGHKAKYTFDDILGESGAIKRIKEIAKKMAKTNSAVLITGESGTGKELFAHAVHNYSDRKDYPFVAVNCAAIPENLLESELFGYEEGAFTGAKRGGKIGLFEFAHMGTLFLDEIEGMSPALQIKLLRVIQEKEIMRIGGDKVINIDVRIIAATNEELRKLIKENKFRKDLYYRINTLPIMIPPLREREDDIYLLLERFKNEIGADFKFTSKAKEAFKMYNWEGNIRELKNYVEFFNFMGEEYIDFEDMPLAVKEYYLEHKIEEKEEISDENILKEIAGHRYKEYIFILKKIKENQKSGMSSGRKNLCKICEKNGIDLSEQEIRGILKNLEKIDFIKVFKGRKGNIISEQGEEFLKNIK, encoded by the coding sequence ATGAAAAAACAGGTAGCTGTAATAACAAGAGCAAAAGAAATAAGAAACTCTATGAAAGATCAGATTGATATGATTTTCGGAGATCTAGTGGAAACAAGTATACATAGTCTTGAAGATAATACTGTAGATAATCTAAAAAAATCAGATCTTTATGTTATTTCAAGCAGTGCTAATGAGTATCTTGATGAAAAATTTTTAAAAAATAAAAATATAGTTATAGTTGACTATACAATAACTAAAGAAAGAAAAAATTTCTTGAAAAATTTTCCTAAGGGAACAAAAGCAATTTTCTTTAATGTAACACAGAAAATGTGTATGGAAGCTATTGCTATGATGTATCATCTAGGAGTAAATAATATAGAATTTATTCCTGCTTATCCAGATATGGAAAAATTTCCTGAAAATTCTCTTATAATAACCCCTGCAGAAACAAAGTTACTTCCAGAAGAAGCACAAGGAAGAGAGATTATTGATATAGGACATAGAATATTAGATGCAAATACTATAATTGAAATTGCTTTAAAACTTGAATTTGAACATATTCTTTATTATAAAAAAATAAAAGAATATCTTGATAGTGTTGCAACAAATGACTACAGTTTAAGTAAGATTCTTGAAAAGGCAACACAGTCAGAAAGTCAGCTTGGAATTCTTATGGGAATACTTGATATTGCTATAATAGGTGTTGATAAAGATAATTTTATCTGTTCGTGCAATGAAAGTGCAGAGAAAATTTTAAATAAAAAAAGTATAAATCTTATAGGAAACAGTGCTTGTGATATTCTTTCGTGTGTTCCTTTCAGCGAAGTTCGTGAAACAGGAAAAGAGATAAGATCAAGGCTTGTTCAAGTAAATGGGGAGTATGTGAATCTTAATATCACTCCAGTTATAAAAGCAGAAAATTATATGGGAGCTTTTGCAGTTCTTCAAAGATTTAAAGAAGAAGAACAAAAGCAGCATGAACTTAGAAGGCAGCTTCTTAATAAAGGGCACAAGGCAAAATATACTTTTGATGATATTCTTGGAGAATCAGGAGCTATAAAAAGGATAAAAGAAATTGCTAAGAAAATGGCAAAAACTAATTCAGCAGTTCTTATTACAGGAGAGAGTGGAACAGGAAAAGAACTTTTTGCTCACGCAGTTCATAATTATTCTGACAGAAAAGATTATCCTTTCGTTGCAGTAAATTGTGCAGCAATTCCTGAAAACCTTTTGGAAAGTGAGCTTTTTGGTTATGAAGAGGGAGCATTTACAGGAGCAAAAAGAGGGGGAAAGATAGGACTGTTTGAATTTGCTCATATGGGAACACTTTTTCTTGATGAAATTGAGGGAATGAGCCCAGCTCTTCAGATAAAACTTTTAAGAGTGATTCAGGAAAAAGAGATAATGAGAATAGGTGGAGATAAGGTTATAAACATAGATGTAAGGATTATAGCTGCCACAAATGAAGAGTTAAGAAAACTTATAAAAGAAAATAAATTTAGAAAAGATTTATATTACAGAATAAACACTCTTCCTATAATGATTCCTCCTTTAAGAGAAAGAGAAGATGATATATATCTTCTTTTAGAAAGATTTAAAAATGAAATAGGTGCAGACTTTAAATTCACTTCCAAGGCAAAAGAAGCTTTTAAAATGTATAATTGGGAAGGGAATATAAGAGAACTTAAAAACTATGTAGAGTTCTTTAATTTCATGGGAGAAGAATATATTGATTTTGAAGATATGCCTTTAGCAGTAAAAGAATATTATCTTGAACATAAAATAGAAGAAAAAGAAGAAATCAGTGATGAAAATATATTGAAAGAAATAGCAGGACATAGATATAAAGAATATATTTTTATTTTAAAAAAGATAAAAGAAAATCAAAAATCTGGAATGAGCAGTGGAAGAAAAAATTTATGTAAAATATGTGAAAAAAACGGCATTGATTTATCTGAACAAGAGATAAGAGGAATTTTAAAAAATCTTGAAAAAATAGATTTTATTAAAGTTTTCAAGGGAAGAAAAGGAAATATTATCTCAGAACAGGGAGAAGAGTTTTTGAAAAATATAAAATAA
- a CDS encoding serine dehydratase subunit alpha family protein, with the protein MEKLTELIFNDMKPALGVTEPGAIAFAASKAVSFTKGNVEEVSVEMNSGMYKNAFTCGIPNSDEVGNIFAAALGVIAGNPEKGLESLADVTEEDNKKAEKLVKEGRVKVKLSGISSDIFIEATVKTETDICVVTIKDTHTNIVKISLNGKTVFEKADEKKENEGEEIPLIHKYTLKEIIDYAKNVDIEEIKFIKKAFEVNMELFNEGLKSSKSTFIHQLFKMNGEKIFSDDVLKTAQLLCNGAIEARVIGLDKPAMSITGSGAHGIIAVMPLLAEQKVKNLSEEILLRGAALSYLVCMYIKEYSGRLSAFCGCGIAAGTGMACAIVFMRNGSYEEMSHTINNMASSITGMICDGGNQGCTMKGIAATDTAFRSAEFAMNGVYIYNVHGINGNTPEETMRNMGLIASPGMTGTEKTIVEIFENKIK; encoded by the coding sequence ATGGAAAAGTTAACAGAATTAATTTTTAATGACATGAAGCCTGCTCTTGGAGTAACAGAGCCAGGAGCAATAGCTTTTGCAGCGTCAAAAGCTGTAAGTTTTACAAAAGGAAATGTAGAAGAAGTTTCTGTTGAAATGAATTCAGGAATGTATAAAAATGCTTTTACATGTGGAATTCCTAATTCAGATGAAGTAGGAAATATTTTTGCAGCAGCTCTTGGAGTAATAGCAGGAAATCCTGAAAAAGGTCTTGAGTCTCTTGCAGATGTAACAGAAGAAGATAATAAAAAAGCTGAAAAGCTTGTAAAAGAAGGAAGGGTAAAGGTTAAACTTTCTGGAATAAGTTCAGATATATTTATAGAAGCTACAGTTAAAACAGAAACAGATATTTGTGTGGTAACTATTAAAGATACTCATACAAATATTGTAAAAATATCTCTTAATGGAAAAACAGTTTTTGAAAAAGCAGATGAGAAAAAAGAAAATGAAGGAGAAGAAATTCCTCTTATCCATAAATATACTTTAAAAGAGATTATTGATTATGCAAAAAATGTAGATATAGAAGAGATAAAATTTATAAAAAAAGCCTTTGAAGTTAATATGGAGCTTTTTAACGAAGGGCTTAAAAGCTCAAAATCAACTTTTATACATCAGCTTTTTAAAATGAATGGAGAAAAAATATTTTCAGATGATGTTTTAAAAACAGCTCAGCTTTTATGTAATGGAGCTATTGAAGCGAGGGTAATAGGACTTGATAAGCCAGCAATGAGCATAACAGGTTCTGGTGCTCATGGAATAATAGCTGTTATGCCTTTACTTGCAGAACAGAAAGTAAAAAATCTTTCTGAAGAAATACTTTTAAGAGGGGCAGCTTTAAGTTATCTTGTTTGTATGTATATAAAAGAATATTCAGGGCGTTTATCTGCTTTCTGTGGTTGTGGAATAGCAGCAGGAACAGGAATGGCATGTGCTATTGTTTTTATGAGAAATGGTTCTTATGAGGAAATGTCTCATACAATAAATAACATGGCTTCAAGTATAACTGGAATGATTTGTGACGGAGGAAATCAAGGGTGTACAATGAAAGGAATTGCTGCAACTGATACAGCTTTTCGTTCAGCAGAATTTGCCATGAATGGTGTATATATTTATAATGTTCATGGAATAAATGGTAATACACCTGAAGAAACTATGAGAAATATGGGACTTATAGCCTCTCCAGGAATGACAGGAACAGAAAAAACAATAGTTGAAATTTTTGAAAATAAAATAAAATAA
- a CDS encoding KH domain-containing protein: MDIRVLEKSKKTGYIFDVFYRGSGFDAFDEIDGKATVKGYFKEIMNSLGFTWAKGIQQGGRTDAKVSGNNCLYVSSNFNRDVQKIVCDFNSRAEGKIKITGVRKTFPNLIFPDYVEKRKYIYRFPKKKITKSEEEIDNMCKELTGTYDVSRFTDTKGEKLKEHIRTVEVSYKDGELIFIGNSFMPKQVRIMSGYILTGEITALPGKYLTLEKIYLKEELLKNILTEDKDIKIENVEKVERTEDKTFSVFYVSKDKKGEVIGKNGRNIKKLRKEYGTIIVREI, encoded by the coding sequence GTGGATATAAGAGTTTTAGAAAAAAGCAAGAAAACAGGTTATATATTTGATGTGTTCTACAGAGGCAGTGGCTTTGATGCCTTTGATGAGATAGATGGCAAAGCAACAGTAAAAGGTTATTTTAAAGAAATAATGAATTCACTTGGGTTTACATGGGCGAAGGGGATTCAGCAGGGAGGAAGAACAGATGCTAAAGTTAGTGGAAATAATTGTCTTTATGTCAGCAGTAATTTCAATAGAGATGTTCAAAAGATAGTTTGTGATTTTAACAGCAGAGCAGAGGGAAAAATAAAAATAACAGGAGTGAGAAAAACTTTTCCTAATTTAATTTTTCCTGATTATGTGGAAAAAAGAAAATATATTTATAGATTTCCAAAGAAAAAAATCACAAAATCAGAAGAAGAAATTGATAATATGTGTAAAGAACTTACAGGAACTTATGATGTGAGCAGATTTACAGATACAAAGGGAGAAAAGCTGAAAGAACATATAAGAACTGTAGAAGTAAGTTATAAAGATGGAGAGCTTATATTTATAGGAAATTCTTTTATGCCAAAACAAGTAAGAATAATGAGTGGATATATTCTTACAGGGGAAATAACAGCACTTCCAGGAAAATATCTGACACTTGAAAAGATATATTTGAAAGAAGAACTTCTTAAAAATATACTTACAGAGGATAAAGATATTAAAATTGAAAATGTTGAAAAAGTTGAAAGAACAGAAGACAAAACTTTCTCTGTTTTTTATGTATCAAAAGATAAAAAAGGGGAAGTAATAGGAAAAAATGGAAGAAATATAAAGAAACTTAGAAAAGAGTATGGAACTATTATTGTGAGGGAAATATGA
- a CDS encoding TIGR03960 family B12-binding radical SAM protein — MKVNIDKYLLAVEKPAQYLGNEINSYHKTDYKASMCLFFPDVYEVGMSNLGIRILYSLMNQVEGFALERGFIPFDDMEEIMRRDNIPMFSLESKRELKDFDIVGFSLSYEMCYPNMLNALDLAGIPIRREDRDESHPLIMAGGTCVMNPAPLKKFVDFLVVGDGEETMVKLAEIFVQTEGKSKEERLRAIEHLEGVYIPAFHDGKKKIRRAILKDINNSKMYENQLVPYISIVHDRASVEIQRGCTRGCRFCQAGMVYRPVRERSLENNLKLIESMLSSTGYSEISLSSLSSSDYTNIDTLLKTLQEKYKDDNIGISLPSLRMNPHSVRVAEQISGGKRTGFTFAPEAGSQRMRDVINKGVEEHEILETAVEAVKAGWVSLKFYFMIGLPFETMEDVKGIYDLAKKVIGLCRPINKRINITVSVSNFIPKPHTPYEWCKQMSMEEMAEKHNYLRDLFAGLKGVALKIHPPKKSYLEGFISRGDEKTGDLIELAFKKGVKLDDYRDNFNLWMEAMEELGITPEEYLGKRDIEADLPWDIIDVGVSKEFFKRELKKSEEAALSHDCRKGCLGCGMRRIIPECGNLTTNKE; from the coding sequence ATGAAAGTAAATATTGATAAATATTTGTTGGCTGTTGAAAAGCCAGCACAATATCTGGGAAATGAGATAAACAGTTATCATAAAACAGATTATAAAGCGAGTATGTGTCTATTTTTCCCTGATGTATATGAAGTGGGAATGTCAAATCTTGGAATAAGAATACTTTATTCTCTTATGAATCAAGTTGAAGGTTTTGCACTTGAAAGAGGATTTATTCCTTTTGATGACATGGAAGAGATTATGAGAAGAGATAATATTCCTATGTTTTCACTTGAAAGTAAGAGAGAACTGAAAGACTTTGATATTGTAGGATTTTCTCTTTCTTATGAAATGTGTTATCCAAATATGCTTAATGCTCTTGACCTTGCAGGAATTCCTATAAGAAGAGAGGACAGAGATGAAAGTCATCCTCTTATTATGGCTGGGGGAACTTGTGTTATGAATCCAGCTCCTCTTAAAAAGTTTGTTGACTTTTTAGTTGTAGGAGATGGAGAAGAAACAATGGTTAAGCTTGCCGAAATTTTTGTTCAGACTGAAGGAAAATCAAAAGAAGAAAGATTAAGAGCCATTGAACACCTTGAAGGTGTATATATTCCAGCCTTCCATGATGGAAAAAAGAAAATAAGAAGAGCTATTTTAAAAGATATAAATAATTCTAAAATGTATGAAAATCAGTTAGTGCCTTATATATCAATAGTCCATGACAGAGCTTCTGTTGAAATTCAAAGAGGATGTACAAGAGGATGCAGATTCTGTCAGGCAGGAATGGTATATAGACCTGTAAGAGAAAGAAGCCTTGAAAATAATTTAAAGCTTATTGAATCAATGCTTTCAAGTACAGGATATTCAGAAATTTCTCTATCTTCACTTAGCAGTAGTGACTATACAAATATAGATACACTTTTAAAAACACTGCAGGAAAAATATAAAGATGATAATATTGGAATCTCTCTTCCATCACTTAGAATGAATCCTCATTCAGTAAGAGTTGCTGAACAAATAAGTGGAGGAAAAAGAACAGGATTTACTTTTGCTCCTGAAGCAGGTTCTCAAAGAATGAGAGATGTAATAAATAAAGGTGTTGAGGAACATGAAATTCTTGAAACAGCTGTTGAAGCAGTAAAAGCAGGCTGGGTAAGTCTTAAATTTTATTTTATGATAGGACTTCCTTTTGAAACTATGGAAGATGTAAAAGGAATTTATGATCTTGCTAAAAAAGTAATAGGACTTTGCAGACCTATTAATAAAAGAATAAATATAACTGTAAGTGTTTCAAACTTTATTCCAAAACCTCACACTCCTTATGAATGGTGTAAACAGATGAGCATGGAGGAAATGGCTGAAAAACATAATTATCTAAGAGATCTTTTTGCAGGTCTTAAAGGTGTAGCTCTTAAAATACACCCTCCTAAAAAATCTTATCTTGAAGGATTTATTTCAAGAGGAGATGAAAAAACAGGAGATTTAATAGAACTTGCATTCAAAAAAGGAGTTAAACTTGATGACTACAGAGATAACTTCAATCTTTGGATGGAAGCTATGGAAGAACTTGGAATAACTCCTGAAGAATATCTAGGAAAAAGAGATATAGAAGCAGATCTTCCATGGGATATAATAGATGTGGGAGTATCAAAAGAATTTTTTAAAAGAGAGCTTAAAAAATCTGAAGAAGCTGCTCTTTCACATGACTGCAGAAAAGGCTGCCTAGGATGTGGAATGAGAAGAATAATTCCAGAATGTGGTAATCTTACAACAAACAAAGAATAA
- a CDS encoding glutaredoxin: MKLTVIGSHLCEDTRNALEVLKEKNVEVNFENLSESLDSLKKYLSVRETSDMYAGIRAAGGIGIPCFILEDGTKTLDLTVVLSKLS; encoded by the coding sequence ATGAAATTAACAGTAATCGGAAGTCACTTATGTGAAGACACAAGAAATGCACTTGAAGTTTTAAAAGAAAAAAATGTAGAAGTAAATTTTGAAAATTTATCAGAAAGTTTAGATTCATTAAAAAAATATCTTTCTGTTCGTGAGACAAGTGATATGTATGCAGGAATAAGAGCTGCTGGAGGAATAGGAATTCCATGCTTTATTCTTGAAGATGGAACTAAAACTCTTGATCTTACAGTTGTATTATCAAAACTTTCTTAA
- the udk gene encoding uridine kinase, translating into MKNCILVGVAGGSGSGKTTVANNLVKAFKAEDAALVEQDAYYRELINMTMEEKAKVNFDHPDSIEFELLRKHLESLKNGESIERPIYDFTTHSRKEGTVKINPSKIIIVEGILIFAVPEIRELFDMKIFVDTDADEMILRRIERDMNERGRSLESVRDQYLATVKPMYLEFCEPSKRYADIIIPRGGENKVAVDMVISTLKGYLNK; encoded by the coding sequence ATGAAAAACTGCATTTTAGTAGGAGTGGCAGGAGGAAGTGGAAGTGGAAAAACAACTGTTGCCAATAATCTGGTAAAAGCTTTTAAAGCAGAAGACGCAGCTTTGGTGGAACAAGATGCTTATTACAGAGAGCTTATAAATATGACTATGGAAGAAAAAGCGAAGGTGAACTTTGACCATCCTGATTCAATAGAATTTGAACTTCTTAGAAAACATTTAGAGTCATTAAAAAATGGAGAATCAATAGAAAGACCTATTTATGATTTTACAACTCATTCAAGAAAAGAGGGAACAGTGAAAATAAATCCTTCAAAGATAATAATAGTTGAGGGAATATTAATATTTGCAGTTCCTGAAATAAGAGAACTTTTTGATATGAAAATTTTCGTTGATACAGATGCAGATGAAATGATATTAAGAAGAATAGAAAGAGATATGAATGAAAGAGGAAGAAGCCTTGAATCTGTAAGAGACCAGTATCTTGCAACAGTAAAACCTATGTATCTTGAGTTCTGTGAACCTAGTAAGCGTTATGCAGATATAATTATACCAAGAGGTGGAGAAAATAAAGTTGCTGTTGATATGGTTATAAGTACTTTAAAAGGATATTTAAATAAATAA
- a CDS encoding dicarboxylate/amino acid:cation symporter produces the protein MGESKKQSIWEAYKFSIILLGAIFIGSIVGIQMGEKATMFKPFGDLFINGMFMVVVPLVFVTISSSIAGMSDMNRLGKILKTMLITFVGTGMVAAVYVFITVKVFPPAEGVSLAMPAAEALKPFQTGDQIVSAITVTDFPELISRKNMLPLIIFSIVFGICTNMIGEKGKVIAKGLDALSEVFLKIVGLLMYYAPIGLGAYFAALIGEHGKELLGSYARAMAVYYPLCLVYMFTAFPLYAWISGGMEGVRRLKYVVSPAVTAVATQSSIATLPVNLEACEKIGVPKDIREIILPIGATAHMDGTVLSSILKISFLFGIFQVPFEGVGTYASALLLSIAGGVVMSGVPGGGLIGEMFIVTMYGFPAEAFPIIATIGYLVDPFATMINASGDTIASMLVTRVVEGKDWLKKQLA, from the coding sequence ATGGGAGAAAGTAAAAAACAAAGTATATGGGAAGCTTATAAGTTTTCAATCATACTTCTTGGAGCAATATTTATAGGAAGTATTGTAGGTATTCAAATGGGAGAAAAGGCTACAATGTTTAAGCCTTTTGGAGATTTGTTTATAAATGGTATGTTCATGGTAGTAGTTCCTCTTGTTTTTGTAACAATCAGTAGTTCAATAGCAGGAATGAGTGATATGAACAGACTTGGAAAAATTTTAAAAACTATGCTTATAACATTTGTGGGAACAGGAATGGTTGCAGCTGTTTATGTATTTATAACAGTTAAAGTATTCCCACCAGCTGAAGGAGTTTCACTTGCAATGCCAGCTGCTGAAGCACTTAAACCTTTCCAAACAGGAGATCAAATTGTATCAGCTATAACTGTTACAGATTTCCCTGAACTTATTTCAAGAAAAAATATGTTACCTTTAATTATATTTTCAATAGTATTTGGTATATGCACAAATATGATTGGTGAAAAAGGAAAAGTAATAGCAAAAGGGCTTGATGCACTTTCAGAAGTATTCTTAAAAATAGTTGGACTTTTAATGTATTATGCTCCAATTGGATTAGGTGCTTATTTTGCAGCTCTTATTGGTGAGCATGGTAAAGAACTTTTAGGTTCTTATGCAAGAGCAATGGCAGTTTATTATCCTCTTTGTCTTGTATATATGTTTACAGCATTTCCTCTTTATGCTTGGATTTCAGGAGGAATGGAAGGTGTAAGAAGATTAAAATATGTAGTTTCTCCAGCAGTTACAGCTGTAGCTACTCAAAGTTCTATTGCAACACTTCCAGTAAACCTTGAAGCATGTGAAAAAATCGGTGTTCCAAAAGATATCAGAGAAATTATTCTTCCAATAGGAGCAACAGCTCATATGGATGGAACAGTTTTAAGTTCAATCTTAAAAATATCATTCCTATTTGGAATTTTCCAAGTGCCTTTTGAAGGTGTAGGAACTTATGCAAGTGCTCTTCTTCTTTCAATAGCAGGAGGAGTTGTAATGTCAGGTGTTCCAGGTGGAGGACTTATAGGAGAAATGTTTATAGTTACAATGTATGGATTCCCAGCTGAAGCATTTCCAATAATTGCAACAATAGGATATCTTGTAGATCCATTTGCTACAATGATTAATGCCAGTGGAGATACAATAGCTTCTATGCTTGTAACAAGAGTTGTTGAAGGAAAAGACTGGCTTAAAAAACAATTAGCATAA
- a CDS encoding MalY/PatB family protein, which produces MKFNFNEKVDRSKNHAAKWEEMGKKFGSDDLLPMWIADMDIKTVPEVVEAIKEKADQAIFGYVYRPDSYYETAAQWLEKRFGYKINPKTLIHSPGVVPSMNMLVKSLTKEDEKVLIQTPVYPPFAESVKNGKRTLVTNELVKDENGYYTMDFEDLERKLSDEKVTLFILCSPHNPVGRVWKKEELEKVGELCLKYNVRILADEIWRDLVLPGHTHTPIASISKEIEDITITCFSPTKTFNIAGLQASFATFPREEEWKAFDTELGEMDIKRNNPFSLVGFEAAYKHGEEWLSELLEHLDGNAQYVVDFIKERIPEIKTFKPEGTYLMWLDFNGLNLTPAEITDMLLKDAKVAMNDGAGFGANGTGFARLNIACPRYMVEDAMERIEKAVRNIKK; this is translated from the coding sequence ATGAAATTTAATTTTAATGAGAAAGTTGACAGAAGTAAAAATCATGCAGCAAAATGGGAGGAAATGGGTAAAAAATTTGGTTCAGATGATCTTCTTCCAATGTGGATTGCAGACATGGATATAAAAACAGTTCCTGAAGTTGTTGAAGCAATAAAAGAAAAGGCTGATCAGGCTATATTTGGTTATGTATACAGACCTGATTCATACTATGAAACAGCAGCACAATGGCTTGAAAAAAGATTTGGATATAAAATAAATCCTAAAACACTTATTCATAGTCCAGGAGTTGTTCCAAGCATGAATATGCTTGTAAAATCTCTTACTAAAGAAGATGAAAAGGTATTAATTCAGACACCTGTTTATCCACCTTTTGCAGAGTCAGTAAAAAATGGAAAGAGAACTCTTGTTACAAATGAACTTGTAAAAGATGAAAATGGATATTATACAATGGATTTTGAAGATTTAGAAAGAAAACTTTCAGATGAAAAAGTAACTCTTTTCATTCTTTGTAGCCCTCATAATCCTGTAGGAAGAGTATGGAAGAAAGAAGAACTTGAAAAAGTAGGAGAACTTTGTTTAAAATATAATGTAAGAATTCTTGCAGATGAAATCTGGAGAGACCTTGTTCTTCCAGGACATACTCATACACCTATAGCTTCAATTAGCAAAGAAATAGAAGATATAACAATAACTTGTTTTTCTCCTACAAAAACATTTAATATAGCAGGACTTCAGGCATCATTTGCAACATTCCCAAGAGAAGAGGAATGGAAAGCTTTTGATACAGAATTGGGAGAAATGGATATAAAAAGAAATAATCCATTCAGTCTTGTAGGATTTGAAGCAGCATATAAACATGGAGAAGAATGGCTTTCAGAACTTCTTGAACATTTAGATGGAAATGCACAGTATGTTGTTGATTTTATAAAAGAAAGAATTCCTGAAATAAAAACATTTAAACCTGAAGGAACTTATTTAATGTGGCTTGATTTCAACGGTCTTAATCTTACTCCAGCTGAAATTACAGATATGCTTTTAAAAGATGCAAAAGTTGCAATGAATGACGGAGCAGGATTTGGAGCAAATGGAACAGGTTTTGCAAGATTAAACATAGCATGTCCAAGATATATGGTTGAAGATGCTATGGAAAGAATAGAAAAAGCTGTAAGAAATATTAAAAAATAA